A genomic stretch from Rhineura floridana isolate rRhiFlo1 chromosome 18, rRhiFlo1.hap2, whole genome shotgun sequence includes:
- the TMEM51 gene encoding transmembrane protein 51, protein MARSRSNGSHYALTAIGLGMLVLGIIMAVWNLVPGFGQSVRPHYAGNNSNTEPDGEQMYKSKTFSVAYVLVGAGVLLLLFSVCLSVRDRRRQRENEDISRIRQQASGQQQQQEESQEEEDESFSRYYVPSYEEVMNAEYPGPTDADRNARISMSLPSYESLTGIDETTPTRPVAAAEARPDIGRRPSRHSSRLSKRFKPLKVRRIKSEKLHLKNLQINLPDGSNSGRITIEPLTPPPQYDDIPNKHTESREET, encoded by the exons ATGGCCCGCTCCAGGTCAAACGGGTCACACTATGCCTTGACGGCGATCGGGCTGGGAATGCTCGTTCTCGGGATCATTATGGCCGTCTGGAACTTGGTCCCAGGATTTGGCCAAAGTGTAAGGCCCCACTACGCtggaaacaacagcaacacaGAGCCGGATGGAGAACAAATGTATAAAAGCAAGACATTTTCGGTGGCTTATGTGTTGGTTGGGGCAGGCGTCTTGCTCCTGCTTTTTTCTGTTTGTCTGAGTGTCCGGGATCGAAGGAGACAGAGGGAGAATGAGGACATCTCTAGGATACGGCAGCAAGCGTcgggtcagcagcagcagcaggaagagaG TCAAGAAGAGGAGGATGAGTCCTTCTCTCGCTACTACGTTCCCAGTTACGAAGAGGTCATGAACGCGGAGTATCCGGGGCCGACAGACGCAGACAGAAATGCAAGGATCAGCATGTCTCTTCCCTCGTATGAATCTCTCACTGGAATTGATGAAACCACACCAACCAGGCCTGTCGCTGCTGCTGAAGCGAGACCCGACATAGGACGCCGGCCAAGCAGGCACAGTTCCCGCCTGAGCAAAAGATTCAAGCCCTTGAAAGTCCGGAGGATCAAGTCCGAAAAGCTCCatctaaaaaacctccaaataaATCTTCCCGATGGAAGTAACTCAGGGCGGATAACAATAGAGCCTCTGACTCCTCCGCCACAATATGATGATATTCCCAATAAGCATACAGAGAGCCGGGAAGAGACTTGA